One Lytechinus variegatus isolate NC3 chromosome 11, Lvar_3.0, whole genome shotgun sequence DNA segment encodes these proteins:
- the LOC121423494 gene encoding uncharacterized protein LOC121423494: MLSCVCDELGGEVPSSVKEKIWKGEFVELGGLLKGKHRAVDICVPYLRVYILGATLYACARAPQVYRYRSFYCAFWDFNWRAYDIQFRLRQARHPHRSWAVIDTELWLTVASTPGRAMFSSFGGNQPFRTYDRSFRLGYNVNGAWFVTRFG, from the exons ATGCTTAGCTGCGTGTGTGATGAATTGGGCGGGGAGGTGCCTTCTAGTGTTAAGGAGAAGATTTGGAAGGGTGAGTTTGTAGAGTTAGGTGGATTGCTAAAAGGGAAA CATAGAGCAGTGGACATCTGCGTTCCTTATTTACGCGTCTATATACTTGGAGCGACACTGTATGCGTGCGCGCGAGCTCCTCAAGTATATAGATATCGTTCGTTCTATTGTGCGTTTTGGGATTTCAATTGGCGGGCCTATGACATTCAATTTCGGTTACGTCAGGCCCGTCATCCACATCGTTCCTGGGCTGTCATAGACACCGAGCTATGGCTGACAGTAGCTTCGACTCCCGGTCGAGcaatgttttcttcttttggGGGTAACCAGCCCTTTCGGACATACGACCGGTCGTTCCGGCTGG GTTATAATGTGAACGGGGCGTGGTTCGTCACCCGATTTGGATGA